A single region of the Amphiura filiformis chromosome 7, Afil_fr2py, whole genome shotgun sequence genome encodes:
- the LOC140157722 gene encoding snaclec agglucetin subunit beta-2-like: MALWNWSVFFAMILWRLFLSTNGHVTDKGDCKFLGANWIYWEQSCYHFVDEKLTWDNAISRCKELNSIANVVVVNNKEENAFVRSLQPSSEAMWLGCRDWKNNGYWTCVDDADSGSHYYVESNRTSAGFWYWDNYNEHDDATFQEPDGEDEDCLVSGITMATQFWHNWPCITKHTTTCEVPISHWHLVFVARSGVSIPDPYILWSSESFGSLNTDLPDAMELTGDFHGLYKSMLVSKWESLNITQARYCN; encoded by the exons ATGGCATTGTGGAATTGGTCTGTATTCTTCGCGATGATTTTATGGCGTCTATTTCTTTCAACTAATGGACATGTTACCGACAAAG GCGATTGTAAATTTCTTGGAGCCAATTGGATATATTGGGAGCAATCATGTTATCACTTTGTTGATGAAAAACTCACGTGGGACAATGCGATATCAAGATGTAAGGAGTTGAATTCAATAGCCAATGTGGTAGTTGTGAACAACAAAGAAGAGAACGCTTTCGTACGAAGTCTTCAACCTTCATCAGAAGCAATGTGGCTTGGGTGTAGAGATTGGAAAAACAATGGATACTGGACCTGTGTTGATGATGCCGATTCGGGTAGCCATTATTATGTGGAATCAAACAGGACTAGTGCTGGATTCTGGT ACTGGGATAACTACAATGAACACGACGATGCTACTTTCCAGGAGCCAGATGGAGAAGATGAAGATTGCCTCGTCAGTGGTATTACTATGGCAACACAGTTCTGGCATAACTGGCCATGCATTACTAAACACACAACTACTTGTGAAGTTCCTATTTCAC ATTGGCACCTAGTGTTTGTGGCAAGAAGTGGTGTGTCCATTCCTGATCCATATATTCTATGGTCATCAGAAAGCTTCGGGAGCCTCAATACAGATTTGCCAGATGCAATGGAACTTACCGGTGATTTTCATGGATTGTACAAAAGCATGTTGGTTTCTAAATGGGAGTCGCTGAATATCACACAGGCAAGATACTGTAATTGA
- the LOC140157723 gene encoding patched domain-containing protein 3-like, which translates to MLGFEKIEELFKIIFKWYGGFVSHYHWIFIILTLAITIGMIPGLSMINYEGNVYELFTPHDARSKEERAIYENLFLGAGDENTLPSRLIHDTRIGQVIFQAKDEFNVLTSAVMEDILSLHWLIMNITVYDGEHNETEYQFEDLCLKWEGKCLENAVLDFYNYNAKEVDSIEITHPYATNPEDDVFYLGGDLGGVTVDDDRRDDQGNAPIEHVEAMRITYFLRAIKEEENRRGARWERDFQKVVRAFESETMIIVSSTSELVNQEIDATITDAISLGIITFWVLIIFCTVACMMADWVLSKPWLGIVGLLTACLSLIGAFGMMGYVGIPFAVLAGATPFLIIGIGLDDTYVALSAWRQTDIYEDVELRLSEALAEAAMSITITSVTDALAFGIGAISNFPAIRYFSIYCGVAVTFCYLYQLLFFAPCLALAGHTESTKRHSCCCCAPATEQDDSHGSFRNWLCCTGGTPKENDKTPWLMNFFRKYYAPFLNHKAVTVVVILTFLGYLGVSIWGCTLIQRGLPEEKLVRDGSEAREFYKLKSEYFGLFGPQIALIVTDYVAYSIPQVQEDLEYAVDFSAHICYAFVVYKGENETPRDSMEMTRHGEPRRRRSSSEDEIYIDCSCCTLNLLTIPTNKERSINALYSLGLPIVQGALSTILSVLALAFSTAYVFQVFFKTMFLVIAFGALHGLVFLPVLLRLLVGEGEQLIAKYLRVVLGICATGTKGICATMAEHPYGSCCTCIIFFWWILPALASLFYSPPPEEEVIVILPTLNPILCPPPPFPDPY; encoded by the exons ATGTTGGGTTTTGAGAAGATTGAAGAGCTCTTCAAAATCATCTTCAAATGGTATGGAGGCTTCGTGTCCCACTACCATTGGATATTTATTATCCTAACTCTTGCCATCACTATCGGAATGATTCCTGGACTTTCTATGATCAATTACGAAGGCAACGTCTACGAGTTATTCACTCCACATGACGCGAGGTCTAAGGAAGAACGGGCTATTTATGAGAACTTATTTCTCGGTGCTGGAGATGAAAACACCCTTCCTAGCCGATTGATTCACGACACACGAATCGGGCAAGTGATCTTCCAAGCTAAAGATGAGTTCAATGTCCTAACAAGCGCTGTCATGGAGGATATTCTAAGCCTTCATTGGTTGATCATGAACATAACTGTTTATGATGGTGAACACAATGAGACAGAGTATCAATTTGAAGACCTTTGTCTTAAATGGGAAGGAAAATGTTTGGAAAATGCTGTCTTAGATTTCTATAACTACAACGCGAAAGAAGTGGATAGTATTGAGATCACACATCCTTATGCGACGAATCCAGAAGATGATGTTTTCTATCTGGGTGGAGATTTAGGAGGAGTTACCGTAGATGATGACCGTAGAGATGACCAAGGCAATGCTCCAATAGAGCACGTAGAAGCAATGCGAATTACCTACTTTCTCCGTGCCATCAAAGAAGAGGAGAATCGACGCGGTGCACGGTGGGAAAGAGATTTCCAAAAAGTTGTTCGTGCTTTCGAAAGCGAGACGATGATTATAGTAAGCAGTACGTCAGAGTTGGTGAACCAAGAGATAGATGCTACTATAACGGATGCTATAAGTCTGGGCATCATAACGTTTTGGGTtcttattatattttgtactgtGGCGTGTATGATGGCGGATTGGGTGTTGAGTAAACCATGGCTAGGAATTGTGGGATTGCTGACGGCTTGCTTGTCACTTATTGGAGCGTTTGGTATGATGGGATATGTCGGAATACCATTTGCGGTATTGGCGGGCGCAACACCGTTTCTTATCATAG GAATCGGACTTGATGATACCTATGTTGCCCTTTCTGCGTGGCGGCAAACCGATATATATGAGGACGTGGAACTGCGTCTCAGTGAAGCCCTTGCCGAAGCAGCAATGTCAATCACTATTACGTCAGTAACAGACGCACTCGCATTTGGCATCGGCGCAATCTCCAACTTCCCCGCCATTCGATACTTTTCCATTTACTGCGGAGTAGCTGTAACATTTTGCTATTTGTATCAACTGTTATTTTTTGCACCTTGCTTGGCACTAGCTGGTCACACTGAAAGCACCAAGCGCCACTCATGTTGTTGCTGCGCTCCGGCCACGGAGCAAGACGATTCCCATGGTAGTTTTCGCAATTGGTTGTGCTGTACCGGTGGTACACCAAAGGAAAATGATAAGACACCTTGGTTGATGAACTTCTTTAGAAAATATTACGCTCCATTTCTGAACCATAAAGCAGTGACTGTGGTCGTCATTCTCACATTCCTTGGCTACCTTGGGGTCTCCATATGGGGATGCACTTTGATACAACGTGGTCTACCAGAAGAGAAGCTGGTACGTGATGGCAGTGAAGCTCGCGAGTTTTACAAATTGAAGTCGGAATATTTCGGTCTGTTCGGTCCACAAATTGCGCTGATAGTCACAGATTATGTAGCCTATTCAATCCCACAAGTCCAGGAAGATTTGGAATACGC TGTGGATTTCTCTGCTCATATCTGCTATGCGTTTGTGGTATACAAAGGTGAAAATGAAACGCCCAGAGATTCTATGGAAATGACTCGGCATGGTGAACCTAGGAGACGGCGTAGCTCTAGTGAAGACGAGATCTACATTGACTGTTCATGCTGTACCTTAAATTTGCTCACTATACCAACCAATAAAGAACGCTCTATAAATGCCCTATACAGTCTTGGTCTTCCCATAGTCCAAGGTGCTCTATCCACCATACTCAGTGTCTTAGCACTGGCCTTCAGCACGGCTTATGTCTTCCAAGTTTTTTTCAAGACAATGTTTCTGGTCATCGCTTTCGGCGCTTTACATGGCTTAGTATTTCTTCCCGTTCTTCTAAGACTTTTGGTTGGTGAAGGTGAACAATTGATTGCCAAATATCTTCGGGTAGTTTTGGGAATTTGTGCCACAGGAACCAAAGGAATTTGTGCAACCATGGCAGAACATCCATACGGTAGCtgttgtacatgtattatatttttCTGGTGGATTCTTCCAGCTTTGGCAAGCCTTTTTTACTCTCCTCCTCCAGAAGAAGAGGTGATTGTTATCTTACCCACCCTTAATCCAATATTGTGCCCACCACCACCATTCCCTGATCCATATTAA
- the LOC140156312 gene encoding uncharacterized protein has product MTRDNASAQCRRTHNQADLTVVSSIEEHNFILNLFPANTYAAWLGCRDVKDTGIWTCLDDPEDSLHYFVESNRTSRGFWNWESEQPNGQQEDCLVIGEGYAQRQRSIKWHDWPCSTLFQSICEIPISTLTTDDNEIGFADSLGIFIKFPPAEPVNCPADITKTNDESPVTWMDPATDATTRIYASTHEPGDVFPLGVTEVTYTFVDERSGEMSFCSFHVEVVDNHNKLNSDQFTGPGTTFTVAVILGVIMLIVIILFVGITIHLCIRIKSNSKRRRPSEQLDNYYITPIRDQNEPTINGHNNSVPTRAAPIKVSSENTLPAVGEDTYEELKDRPPSGAYTDLSLHSVSQNSMQHQYSVPKF; this is encoded by the exons ATGACCCGGGACAATGCTTCAGCTCAATGTAGAAGAACCCATAACCAGGCCGACTTGACAGTGGTTAGCAGCATAGAAGAACACAATTTTATCTTGAATCTCTTTCCGGCTAACACCTATGCTGCGTGGTTAGGTTGCCGGGATGTGAAGGATACTGGCATCTGGACGTGTTTAGATGATCCGGAGGATAGCTTACATTACTTTGTCGAGTCCAACCGAACAAGCAGAGGGTTCTGGA ATTGGGAAAGCGAACAACCAAACGGCCAACAAGAAGATTGTCTTGTTATAGGGGAAGGCTATGCACAACGCCAACGATCCATAAAATGGCACGATTGGCCGTGTAGTACTCTCTTCCAATCAATATGTGAGATACCTATTTCTACATTGACAACAG ATGACAACGAAATTGGATTTGCTGATTCTCTTGGTATATTCATCAAAT TTCCTCCTGCAGAACCTGTAAATTGTCCTGCAGACATAACGAAGACCAATGATGAATCACCTGTTACTTGGATGGACCCAGCAACAGATGCAACCACAAGAATCTATGCAAGCACTCATGAACCTGGTGACGTCTTTCCCCTTGGAGTTACTGAGGTTACGTATACTTTCGTCGATGAAAGAAGTGGCGAAATGTCATTTTGTAGTTTTCACGTAGAAGTGGTAGACAATCATAATAAACTAAACAGTG ACCAATTTACTGGGCCTGGAACAACGTTTACCGTTGCTGTAATTCTGGGAGTCATtatgttaattgttataatatTGTTCGTAGGAATAACTATTCATCTGTGTATAAG AATTAAGTCCAATTCCAAACGTCGCCGACCGTCTGAACAGCTTGATAATTACTACATTACTCCAATTAGGGATCAAAATGAACCCACAATCAATGGCCATAACAACTCTGTACCTACAAGAGCTGCACCTATAAAGGTATCTTCCGAGAACACCTTACCTGCAGTTGGAGAAGATACTTATGAAGAACTGAAAGACAGACCGCCATCTGGCGCCTACACTGATTTATCACTGCATTCTGTATCTCAGAATAGTATGCAACATCAGTATTCAGTACCAAAGTTTTAA